Genomic window (Oscillospiraceae bacterium):
TTTTTGCTGCACTCTCCCAGATTTTCTTGTGCATAGTCTTGACAAAAAGAGGCACGAGTATAAGTCCGGTGGGACGGAACAGCTGAAAATTCTTCATTACATACTTAAGACTATCATTGATACACACACAAGCGCCTACAAGTATAGGAGTAAGAATTCCGCAGGTCATTTCGTAGGTATGATGGTTAGGAAGTACCGAAACCAAAACATCGTCCTCGTTGAAATTCGTCATTTCAAAGGAATTGTTAACTGCAGCAGCAATATTTTTAACAGAAAGCATTACACCCTTGCTGGTGCCGGTGGTGCCGGATGTAAACAGCAGCACAGCCATTTTTTCACGATCAATTTCATGATTCAAGAATTCATCGTTACCTGCTTCCAGAAGATCCTTTCCGCGCATAATGAGCTCGGAAAACTCTATTCGCTTTTCACCCTGCACCGCCTCGGGCTTTTCGGGATTATACTTTTTTTCATCCGTAACAATAGGAATAAAGTACAAAACGTCTTCAAGAGCAGGGAACAATTCGCAAAACATTTCGTCATAAGACTGTGTATAAACAATTGCTTTGATACCCGCAAGCTTTATAAAATTTGCAAGCTCAGCAGGGTGAAGTTCTTTATCAAGCGGAACAATAACATTTCCACCGTTAACAGTGGCAAGATAGGTTGCAATCCACTCAGGGCAGGTCTCACCCAAAACGCCGATGACACTGTCTTTAAGTCCCAGGTCATAAAAGGCGGTTCCCACACTGTCGCATATTTCATCAAGCTCACAATAGTTCAAGGATTCAACAGTTCCGCCACGCTTGTATTTAAGGTAAGTACGCGAACCGTTTATACTTGCAGCGCCCTTCACAAGCTCCCTGAGGTCGCTTATGGGAAGGCGCTGAGGTTTGATTTTCTTCATCAGCTCATCCTTTACATGCATTATTATAGCGAATACATTATATAAGAAAATAATGTTTTTGTCAACTCTAATTCTTAAATATTTTGTTACGACAATTTAAAGTAACAAATTGTTTTTAAAAAAATAAAAACCGGGTGGTACAATTATTGTGTCACAAAACACTACTTTTATCAGGAGGTAAAATTTGAAACGCATTCTGTCTTTTATTCTTATCGCATCTGTCTTTTTCAGCACATTTTCTTCCTTTACAACAGTTCTTGCGAGTAAAAACAATATTGATAGTCTGGGATATATCACCTCAATGGAGCAGGAGCTCTTGTCCTACGGGCTTGTTTATACCGAGCTTGCCGCCGAAAACGACAGCAAACAAAAGGCATATATATTTGAATATTCCCCCAACAGATACACACTTCCGCAAGTAGAATACGGATCCAACGCCTCCTCAAAAGTGCGCCTTAAGGACATAACATCTCGTTACGAAAAAAACGGAATGAGGGTTGTAGGAGCTTTAAACGGTGATTTTTTCAGTTTTTCAACCGGAGTTCCAATGGGCGTTGTTATAAAGGACGGTATTATTATCAGCTCCGACCCGTCAAAAAACGCAATCGGCTTTGAAGAAAACGGATTTGCCGTAATCGGTAATCCTGATATACATTTTGTTTTCAGCTGTACTCCCGAAAATGTGGCAGAAAAAGAAAGCGGTAAGGTCACAGATGCATCAGACAAAACCGAGGAATCACGTGTGCCCTACTCCTTCACCGTGGATTATTTCAATAAGTATCCGTCGGTTTATGCAATATATTTTCTCAATGACTTCTATTCAAAAAGTACCAGGAGTTCTTCACCTTCCACCGAAGTTATTCTCAAGCCCGTAAGCGGTCAGCTGCGCGCCGGTGAAAAAATGAGTTTTGAAGTCACCGCCATCAATTACAATGCCATTGACAGCGAAATACCGGAAGGGCATTATGTCCTTTGCGGAGATGACAGAAGCTTCGCTTCATCCCTTGAGGCTATACAAACAGGAGATATTCTGTCTCTTGAAATACAGGCGAACAATACGTGGAAAAGCATTCAGACAGCTCTGGGCGGTGGCGATATAATTGTTAAAGATGGTGCTTTCGTTCCGGAAACGGTAGATGAAGCACATGAAAAGCTCAACAATCCCAGGACAGCTATCGGCATTTGTGAAAACAACGATGTCGTTTTCTTTGCGAACGATGGTCGTGATCGCAAAAACGCCGTAGGCGTAACACTTGAAACACTGGCAAATATAATGCTTGAAATGGGCTGCAAAACTGTTATTAACCTTGACGGCGGAGGTTCCACCACTGTTTATGCCACAACGCCCTTTGACACTGCGGCAAAGCTGGTTAACAACCCTTCCGACGGTTCGGAAAGACATATCTCAAATGCGATTCTTTTTATCAACAACCTTCCCCCTACCGACATAACCGGAGGAGTCAAAATCACTGATTCTCCCGAGTACATTATGGTGGGAAGTACTCTGAAGCTTGATACAATTTACCATGACACTACTCTTCACCCCTTCACTCCGAAGGAGGAGACGAGGTTTACCGAACATAATAACAACGGAAAATCCTACGGAGAATTTGACGGCAACGTTTTCACCGCTTTGAGCCCGGGAAAAACAACACTGGCAGCCATTAACGGAAACACAAAAGGATTAAAAACACTGAACATACTTTCTTCACCCACCGAATTCATCTCAGCGAACGATGAAATTGTCGTTGAGATCGGCAATAGATTTCCACTTGATATAAAAGCCAATTACTCTGACAGCGAAGTATTGTTCAACAATATTGATGTCGTAAATTATCACATAAAAGAGACAACTTACAAAACCGAAAATTCGGCTCCTCACTACTTTTCATCAGTAGGCTATATTTCAGACAATGCTTTTTATGCAGACGAGTATTTTGACGGAATACTGGAAATATATATGGAAGATACTTCGTTGGAAATACCTCTCAAAGTAATCCCCGAGATATACAAGAATGATATTTTAAGTAAAGATGTCAAAGCTGATCTTAACGGCGAATCCGTTGAGATACTCGATGCTGACGAGAGTTATCTTGGTAAAGAGTTTTTCACTGTCACAACGCCGGCAGACGAGAATAACGAAACTTCTTTACTGACGTTGGAATGTAAAGGTGAATATTCTGTAAGCGAGAATGCGAAAAGCTTTACTTTTCTGAGCAAAAACGACATTATCGCTTCTTTGGTGCTGACAGACGAAGAGGAAAATGAAATTCTCATACCTTATACCGTTGAGCGTAATTACAGCGTATTTAACGGGTGGCTGAAATACAAAGCCGATCTTTCTTCCGGCGATTACGACGATTCTCAAAAATATACCGTTAAATACCTTATCGCCTGCAACACACAACCCGAAAACGAATACATTTTCGGAGGACTTTGTGAAATTACGGGCAAAGAAGTAATTTACTCCGACATTGAAAACTCATGGGCCAAAGAGCACATTACGGATGTATATTATCAGGAGCTTATGAAAGGCAAGCCATACTATACAACCAATATTTTTGACGGCTCGGCTCATCTGACACGTGCGGAATTTGCGACTGTGCTTTGCAGATTTTTAAACTTGGATTTAACAAAATATACAGATGCATCAATTGTTTTTGCGGATATAGACACCGTCGGAAGCTGGGCGTGGAGTCAGATAGGCGCAATGAGTTCACTGGGGCTTATGAACGGAAGTCTTGAAAATGACGGAAAGCATTATTTCCGTCCGCAGGACGGTATCACTCGTGCCGAAGCAATGCAGGTCATCGGAAGATTACTTACGCCATGCGAAAATACCGTATCTCTTAATTTTTCGGACACCGATGAAATCCCCGCCTGGGCGTTGGAAAACACCCTGAAGGTTGTCACGTACAATATATTCTCCGGCTACGAAGATAATACCATAAAGCCATTCAATAAGCTCACCAGAAATGAGGCCGCCAAGATACTTTCACTGTTCAATACAAAATGCTATCACGACCTGTTGGAATTAGGACCGACAGCCGATTCAATTCCGGAACAAACAGAAATTCCCGGCGATGAAGCATAAAGAATTCATACTTAAACAAAAAGCAAGCCATACACAATGTATGGCTTGCTTTTTTATTCTTTATAAACTATTTTCGGTATGAACAATAACGGAATAAACGTAATAAAATTAAACAATGCGCAAACAGCAAGTCCGCCTTGTGTACCAATCGTCTGTGTAAGCTCTCCTCCGAGAGCGCTTCCCAATATTTTAGGGAGTGCACCGCACAATGCATACATCGCCATCTGACCCGAAGCACGCATATTCGGCGCTACGGTGCGCATCATATAATAGGTAGCACAGTATGTAACAACAGTAGGCACAAGCCCGGTGAAAAATGCCACAAGCATTATAGCTATTTCGCTTTTTGCATATATAAGCCCGATATACCTGGCGGTCCCCACAGCCACACATATCCACAAAAGCTTTTTCACACCCACCTTTTCCATGAGCAAATCATAGAATATAAAAAAGAAAATTTCGCCGGCAACAGTGAGAAAAACATTTATTCCCATTACCCATTCCGCAATACCCAAGCCCCCTCTTTCCACAGGTGCAATCAGGTATTTTGCATAAAAGTTCTGATAATAGTTAAAAGTCAGGAGTGCAACCGCCAAAACAATAAATATCATCATCATTGTTCTGTCGGCAAAAAGCGGTTTTAGCGAGATTTTTTCCTTTTTCTCGGCATGTCCCTCCACCTTCGGTGAAAGTCCGAGAGAAAGCATTGTCACTATTCCGACTACGGGATATACTGCAAACACAAGAGTTATATTATCACCCTCAATGAATGGTGCAAGCACCATAGCAATGAGCCCGAATCCCAAAGTTCCCATAACACGCAGAACTCCATACTTCCATTTATTCGTATTACTAGCCTCAACGGTTATGGTATCTATCAAACCGCCGTAATTATTTTGAAAAAGCATTACAAGCGGTAACATTATAAACAGATAAATCAGAGAATTCCCCAAACACACAGCCGTAAAGCTTGCCGTAGCACACGCAACAAGGAATATCAGTACATTATTTTTGTACTTTGCCTTATCGGTAACAATTCCCCAGAAAAACGGAGCGACTGCAGAAACAAGCTGTGCTGCTGCAAGCAAGTATCCGATTTCGTCATCTGTTTTTCCGCCGTGTTCGAGATATATCGGAATAAAATTGTAATACAGCGCGTTGAGTGCATATATCAGCGCATTGGCAACAAGCAATGCAACGTATGGGGTCCTTTTTGTCATTACTCGACCTCAACTTCAGCTATACGTACAACATAGTTTGTTCCGTAATCATATCCGGTGCAATTTACGATAAGTGAGTTTTCAGCGGTATTTTGATTGAATTCCAGCATTTCACCGTTATCAACCCATTTTACGCTTTTAACTTTTTGAGTCAGGCCCGAGAATCTTCTGGGTCCTATGCCGACATTCGTAACCTCCACAGTTACATCCGACTTACCCTTTATCGCCAGATCGTGAATGTAGAGGTAATACTTTCCGTTGGCTTTGAGAACAAAGTTCTTACCCTCACCCTTCATTTCGCAAGGTACGCCGTCGTATATGGAGCTGTAACCGACACTGCGTATCCAGTCGCCTATTGACGCAATCAGTTCTTCCTGGAGAGGTACTATACCGCCCTCTGCGTTGGGTCCGATGTTAAGCAGGTAGTTTGCACCTACCTTACGGCAGGCACAAAACGTTTCAATAAGCTGAGGAACGGATTTATAATTAAAGTCGCCGTAACCTATACCCCAGTGTGCGTTAAGCGTCTCACACATTTCCGCGGTGACATATTTTGACATTCCCTCACGGTTCATGGGCTCGGGACGTCCCTGCTCAAATGTAACACTGTCAATCTCGGGGTCGCCCAGTTTTCCGCGCGCCGACAGTCCTGTGTTATTGATAATTATGCAATCGGGCTGATATTTTCTGATGATGGCATAGACTTCGTTCATTTTCCAGTCCTTATCCTTTACGCGCCATACACCGTCAAATTCAAAGCCGCCTATTTTTCCGTAATTTGTACATAATATTTCCACAGATTTTTGCAGATACTTTAAGTAGCCCTCAAAGTCCGTTTCAAAAAAGTCGTCCTTCCAGTCAAATGTTGTATGGTAAAAAAACGGCATTATCCCCTCTGCACGACAGCCTTCAACAAAGTCTGCGATAAGGTCACGTCCTGCTGGTGTGTGCAGGGCGTCATATGTATTAAGCCCCTTCGTATCATAAAGAGAAAAGCCGTCATGATGTCTTGTAGTAAGGGTTATATAGTTTGCGCCTGCGCGTTTTGCCGCACGCGCCAGATTTCTTCCGCTGAATTCGGACGCGGTAAATGTATCGGCAAGTTTGCTGTATTCTTCCTGGGGAATACCTGCCATGTTCTGTATCCACTCGCCTTTTCCAAGCTGGGAATAAATTCCCCAGTGAACATAAATGCCGAATGCCATCTTTTCAAAATCTCTGATTCTTTTTTCGGGAACGGGTATCATTATAACACACTCCTTATTTGTTTCATATTTCGTAATAACTATACCATTTTTCAATCAAAATGTCAATACTTTATCATATTTTCCAAACCAAAAAATTATATGCCATTTTTTGGCATTTTGTGTATTATAATTGACACTTTTGTTTAAATGTGTTACAATATTATCGTTAACCTAAGACATACCAAGTCTGACGGTAAATAAGCGTTTTACAACTTTACAACAAACGATTTCGGAGGAAACCCAAGTGTCCAGGTTCGGATGTTTCACTTTTATACTTATATTTACTTGCCTTGTTTTGTTTTCATGCGCTCAAGTAGCTCAGACTTATATCCCCTACAATGACGCAGTATTTCCAACATTAGAAAAATCACTGCAAACTGTTTTATCAATCGGCATATCCGAAGACAGTATTCCCGTCAAACCCGAGCCCGTAACTGAAGTAACGCCACCGGAAACAGTAATTCATGAACCTGTTTTAACCGCTCCGCCCGAAGAGTACGTAACATTCACACTCAACGGATTGCACGATGAGGTTCTGCTTCAGGAAACAGCGGATGCAGGTCAGGAATATGTTGACGGGACATGTTACATCGGAGACTCAATAACACTCGGGCTTAAAGTATTTAAAATTCTGCCTGAGGAAAGAGTTTTTTCTGCCGGCTCGATAGACCCATATGCCGCAGCACACAATAAAATGGTCACTCTTCCCGACGGGCGCCAGGTTACTGCACCGCAGGCGGTAGGTTATTACAAACCGGAAAGAGTAGTTATAACGCTCGGCACAAACTCGGTGTCATGGACAACTGAAAAGGCTTTCATTTCTTCCTACGGTCAGCTTATTGAGGATATTCGCGCCGAAAGTCCGGGTACTGTCGTTATAATTCAGGCTATTCCACCCGTTTCAGAGGCGTATGAGGCAAATGCCATAAAGCTTACAAACAAAACCGTTAACCGCTTCAACGTACTCCTTTTGGAGCTTGCGGCAGAAAAGTCGGTATATTTTCTTAATACCGCATCGGTGCTGAAAAACGAGCGCGGTTACTTCAATGAAAGCTATCAAAGCGGTGATGGTCTGCACCACAATCAGGCGTGCTACGGAGTATGGCTGAATTATCTGAGGACTCACGCAGTACCTGCCGCATAACGGTGACGTTATGTACACAAAAAAACTTGTTTTAATCATTTTTCTTTTAACACTTATTCTTTCGCTCTCCGCAAATGCGGTTTTTAACGATGTAAACGAAAACGATTGGTTTTGCGATTATGTGCGTGAGGCGTACGGATTTGGATTTATCAACGGCAGAACTCCCGAGCTTTTCTGTCCGTATGAAAATCTTACCGTAGCAGAAGCGTTAAAGCTTGCAGATGTACTTTTTATAAACATTATGAAGCTGGATGCTGTTTTACAAAACGGAGAGCCGTGGTACAGCACATACGTTGACTTTGCCAGGGATTACAACATACTTGACAAGGACTACGAAAACTTTAACGTTCCGATTACACGAAGGGATTTTGTTCATATTTTCTACAATGCAATACCACCGCAAAACCTTTTTGAATATCTTGAATTTCAGAACGGAAGTATTCCCGATATTGGTGAAAATGAAAATTACTATGACGAAATATACGCTTTTTACCGTGCGGGGATACTTACGGGTAAAAATGCAGATCACAGCTTCTTTCCCGATGATAATATACTGAGAAGCGAAGTCTGCGCTGTACTCATGCGTATTTTTTATATGAATTCTTATGAAATTGAATTTGATAACGATGGACAA
Coding sequences:
- a CDS encoding long-chain fatty acid--CoA ligase, translating into MHVKDELMKKIKPQRLPISDLRELVKGAASINGSRTYLKYKRGGTVESLNYCELDEICDSVGTAFYDLGLKDSVIGVLGETCPEWIATYLATVNGGNVIVPLDKELHPAELANFIKLAGIKAIVYTQSYDEMFCELFPALEDVLYFIPIVTDEKKYNPEKPEAVQGEKRIEFSELIMRGKDLLEAGNDEFLNHEIDREKMAVLLFTSGTTGTSKGVMLSVKNIAAAVNNSFEMTNFNEDDVLVSVLPNHHTYEMTCGILTPILVGACVCINDSLKYVMKNFQLFRPTGLILVPLFVKTMHKKIWESAAKSKSEGKLNFALSVQSALSKVGVNAKKILFSQIRNAFGGRLEKIICGGAPIGGDLIKSFNDFGIVLCQGYGITECAPLISVCPYGSDKYDSVGLPVPGLEVRIDDADENGNGEIVVKGDNVMLGYYNDPEATADVLDDEGWFKTGDLGHVDEDGYIYITGRKKNVIVLNNGKNVFPEEIEEYLEKIDLIGEVVVVSRDNEEGECVLTAVIYPNFDKAREKGLEDIVDISEEIKKCVQQNNKTLPAFKQVRNIEIRKNEFEKTTSKKIKRHMI
- a CDS encoding MFS transporter is translated as MTKRTPYVALLVANALIYALNALYYNFIPIYLEHGGKTDDEIGYLLAAAQLVSAVAPFFWGIVTDKAKYKNNVLIFLVACATASFTAVCLGNSLIYLFIMLPLVMLFQNNYGGLIDTITVEASNTNKWKYGVLRVMGTLGFGLIAMVLAPFIEGDNITLVFAVYPVVGIVTMLSLGLSPKVEGHAEKKEKISLKPLFADRTMMMIFIVLAVALLTFNYYQNFYAKYLIAPVERGGLGIAEWVMGINVFLTVAGEIFFFIFYDLLMEKVGVKKLLWICVAVGTARYIGLIYAKSEIAIMLVAFFTGLVPTVVTYCATYYMMRTVAPNMRASGQMAMYALCGALPKILGSALGGELTQTIGTQGGLAVCALFNFITFIPLLFIPKIVYKE
- a CDS encoding alpha-L-fucosidase → MMIPVPEKRIRDFEKMAFGIYVHWGIYSQLGKGEWIQNMAGIPQEEYSKLADTFTASEFSGRNLARAAKRAGANYITLTTRHHDGFSLYDTKGLNTYDALHTPAGRDLIADFVEGCRAEGIMPFFYHTTFDWKDDFFETDFEGYLKYLQKSVEILCTNYGKIGGFEFDGVWRVKDKDWKMNEVYAIIRKYQPDCIIINNTGLSARGKLGDPEIDSVTFEQGRPEPMNREGMSKYVTAEMCETLNAHWGIGYGDFNYKSVPQLIETFCACRKVGANYLLNIGPNAEGGIVPLQEELIASIGDWIRSVGYSSIYDGVPCEMKGEGKNFVLKANGKYYLYIHDLAIKGKSDVTVEVTNVGIGPRRFSGLTQKVKSVKWVDNGEMLEFNQNTAENSLIVNCTGYDYGTNYVVRIAEVEVE